Proteins found in one Opitutaceae bacterium genomic segment:
- a CDS encoding sigma-70 family RNA polymerase sigma factor, with product MSAKAQDVALDRLLVERFKGGDSAAFDEMVGRYWDRIYAMVHQLLRNEQDAEEVTQDAFIRAHRGLVNFRGDSAFSTWLYQIATNLARNRYWYWWRRRRDKTLSFDQPVGDENDTTLAEVIPSDAETPGDITVTQELVDRIAEGMEKLGRKHREILILRNVKNLSYEEIATILGISVGTVKSRIARAREALREKMGDDFK from the coding sequence ATGTCTGCCAAAGCACAAGATGTCGCATTGGACCGCCTCCTCGTCGAGCGCTTTAAAGGTGGGGATTCCGCCGCCTTCGATGAAATGGTGGGTCGCTACTGGGACCGCATCTACGCGATGGTGCACCAGCTTCTTCGTAATGAACAAGATGCAGAAGAGGTCACTCAGGACGCCTTCATCCGGGCTCACCGGGGATTGGTCAACTTCCGGGGTGATTCCGCCTTCTCAACTTGGCTCTATCAGATCGCCACAAACCTCGCGCGCAATCGGTATTGGTACTGGTGGCGCCGGCGTCGGGACAAAACCCTCTCTTTTGATCAACCGGTCGGTGATGAAAACGACACCACTCTCGCTGAAGTCATCCCAAGCGACGCGGAGACCCCTGGAGATATCACAGTCACCCAGGAGCTTGTAGACCGCATCGCGGAAGGGATGGAAAAGCTCGGCCGGAAGCATCGCGAAATACTCATCCTCCGCAACGTCAAGAACTTGTCTTACGAGGAGATTGCCACGATCCTAGGCATCTCCGTCGGAACAGTGAAGAGTCGGATCGCACGCGCCCGCGAAGCCCTGCGCGAAAAAATGGGAGATGATTTCAAATGA
- the rpsA gene encoding 30S ribosomal protein S1, producing MSSVMQDLLAQSSFDKLKEGSIISGTITEIRQNDVVVDIGGKAEGIIPANEFIDLGDLQIGAQIDVYIEKVEDKNGNPVLSFDKAEQKKNWENILTKFPEGSIASGRVKAKVKGGLIVSIGVDAFLPASHIDVQPPKNLDQYVGQTYDFKVLKINLDRKNIVLSRRELIEQQRTEKRRALLDTIQPGQVRKGVVKNITDFGAFIDLDGMDGLLHITDMSWGRITHPSEMLKQGEEVQVMIIEVNREKERVSLGLKQTTKNPWDDIEHKFPVGAKVRGKVVNLVPYGAFVEIEPGVEGLVHITEMSWTKRISKPSELLKVGQELDAVVLGIQKEEQKISLGLRQLEPNPWDMVRHNYPIGARVRGKVRNMTTYGAFIELEEGIDGMVHVSDMSWTRKVNHPSEVLKKGDEVDAIVLDVDPQQQRISLGMKQLATDPWSDIDSHFKIGDVVNGTVTKITSFGAFVELKDGIDGLVHISQISEDRIEKVKDVLKPGQQVTARVIKIDRDERRLGLSIKAANYSSEQLAAETATYEALNRDSSGDMMNLGDILDEASRKE from the coding sequence ATGAGTTCAGTCATGCAGGACCTCCTGGCCCAGTCTTCCTTCGATAAGTTGAAGGAAGGTTCAATCATCTCGGGCACGATCACCGAAATCCGTCAGAACGACGTCGTCGTCGACATCGGTGGCAAAGCGGAGGGCATCATCCCCGCCAACGAGTTTATCGATCTCGGCGATCTCCAGATCGGCGCCCAGATCGATGTCTACATCGAGAAGGTGGAAGACAAGAATGGCAACCCCGTCCTCTCGTTCGACAAGGCCGAACAGAAGAAGAATTGGGAGAACATCCTCACCAAGTTCCCGGAAGGCTCGATTGCCTCCGGTCGTGTCAAGGCCAAGGTCAAGGGCGGCCTGATCGTCTCGATCGGCGTCGACGCCTTCCTCCCGGCTTCGCACATCGACGTGCAGCCGCCAAAGAACCTCGATCAGTACGTGGGCCAGACCTACGACTTCAAGGTCCTCAAGATCAATCTCGACCGCAAGAACATCGTTCTTTCCCGCCGCGAGCTCATCGAGCAGCAGCGCACCGAGAAGCGCCGCGCCCTCCTCGACACGATCCAGCCGGGTCAGGTCCGCAAGGGTGTCGTGAAGAACATCACCGACTTCGGTGCCTTCATCGACCTCGACGGCATGGACGGCCTGCTCCACATCACCGACATGAGCTGGGGCCGCATCACCCACCCGAGCGAAATGCTCAAGCAGGGTGAAGAGGTTCAGGTCATGATCATCGAGGTCAACCGTGAGAAGGAGCGCGTCTCCCTCGGCCTCAAGCAGACCACGAAGAATCCGTGGGATGACATCGAGCACAAGTTCCCTGTCGGTGCCAAGGTGCGCGGCAAGGTCGTCAACCTGGTTCCCTACGGCGCATTCGTCGAAATCGAGCCGGGCGTCGAAGGTCTCGTGCACATCACCGAGATGTCCTGGACCAAGCGCATCAGCAAGCCCTCCGAACTTCTCAAGGTCGGCCAGGAACTCGATGCGGTCGTTCTCGGCATCCAGAAGGAAGAGCAGAAGATCTCGCTCGGCCTCCGCCAGCTCGAGCCGAATCCGTGGGACATGGTTCGCCACAACTACCCGATCGGTGCACGCGTGCGCGGCAAGGTCCGCAATATGACCACCTACGGCGCCTTCATCGAACTCGAGGAAGGCATCGACGGCATGGTTCACGTCTCGGACATGAGCTGGACCCGCAAGGTCAACCATCCGAGCGAAGTGCTGAAGAAGGGCGACGAAGTCGACGCGATCGTGCTCGACGTCGATCCGCAGCAGCAGCGCATCAGCCTTGGCATGAAGCAGCTCGCCACCGATCCGTGGAGCGATATCGACTCCCACTTCAAGATTGGCGACGTTGTGAATGGCACCGTCACCAAGATCACCTCCTTCGGCGCTTTCGTGGAGCTCAAGGACGGCATCGACGGCCTCGTGCACATCTCGCAGATCAGCGAGGATCGCATCGAGAAGGTCAAGGACGTGCTCAAGCCAGGCCAGCAGGTCACCGCTCGCGTCATCAAGATCGACCGCGACGAGCGCCGCCTCGGCCTCTCGATCAAGGCCGCCAACTACAGCAGCGAACAGCTCGCTGCTGAGACGGCGACCTACGAGGCGCTGAATCGCGACTCCTCCGGCGACATGATGAACCTCGGCGACATTCTCGACGAAGCCTCCCGCAAGGAGTAA
- a CDS encoding DUF1318 domain-containing protein, translating into MNAFLRFLLLGVFSFVALSASAEDIATVQRRTAERQSAVDSIKMRGAAGENNRGFLESRSGASSQDDAVISAENSDRSVLYAEAARRAGTSADAVGKVRAKKIAEMSTPGIWLQDESGKWYKK; encoded by the coding sequence ATGAATGCCTTCCTCCGTTTTCTTCTCCTTGGCGTTTTCAGCTTCGTCGCGTTGTCAGCCTCAGCCGAGGATATCGCGACTGTCCAGCGACGCACTGCCGAACGCCAAAGCGCCGTTGACTCGATCAAGATGCGCGGCGCAGCCGGTGAGAATAACCGCGGCTTCCTTGAATCCCGAAGCGGCGCATCCAGTCAGGATGACGCAGTGATTTCTGCTGAGAACAGCGATCGCTCCGTGCTCTATGCCGAAGCCGCGCGTCGTGCAGGCACGTCAGCGGACGCCGTGGGCAAGGTTCGGGCCAAGAAAATCGCCGAGATGAGCACACCCGGCATTTGGCTCCAGGACGAATCAGGCAAGTGGTATAAGAAGTAA
- a CDS encoding YdbH domain-containing protein yields the protein MRLAKALLASFGGLVFVALCLTVACRKPLTEWTLRRALKDAQVEVRQLSVSAMGTRETTLGPVELEWKKQRLEMDSVNVAVGSLLPPTIRQITVSGMVVTIDPTALQDKMPASIVPERDTSGIDGAAIVNALKGVSANVDFKLGNATDPFAGLVVQGKSEGGRVEGAFSFKSGVSTASSTLKWEPDSNAFHVEGFTSSFALHELLALSRPYLPVEWSSIELKGTLVANLGGALQGNSVLLSGVTTLKATDVMMPEFAIKMSGLEGTVRWFNLTELQSDKNQVFSATSIDVGKIALGRTRGVFTLAGKNQLELEQLTTEAFGGTVSVAGQGITLEPLAGVFQIRLVNIDLAQLNTVIPTLDAELTGRLDGEVQVAKRGNRWAIAGGRMHLRRDTPATLRIKRPGMITSGMAPSGPTYDILRKVEDGFLNLRLESLEATLHEAQREDERSATITITGRPISEEVRAPVSLDINVNGPLAPLISLGLREDLSVSAKP from the coding sequence ATGCGCTTGGCCAAGGCCCTCCTCGCCTCGTTTGGTGGTTTGGTGTTTGTCGCCCTATGCCTGACAGTGGCGTGCCGAAAGCCGCTCACAGAGTGGACCCTGCGCCGTGCCCTGAAAGATGCTCAGGTGGAAGTAAGGCAATTGTCTGTCAGCGCCATGGGCACTCGCGAAACGACGCTAGGCCCGGTTGAGTTGGAATGGAAAAAGCAAAGGCTGGAGATGGACTCCGTGAATGTTGCTGTCGGTTCACTCCTTCCTCCCACCATACGGCAGATCACGGTGTCTGGAATGGTCGTGACGATCGATCCGACCGCCTTGCAGGACAAAATGCCCGCGTCCATCGTCCCCGAACGCGACACTTCCGGAATAGATGGGGCGGCAATCGTAAATGCGTTGAAGGGAGTGTCGGCGAATGTCGACTTCAAGCTTGGAAACGCGACCGATCCGTTCGCCGGATTGGTGGTGCAAGGAAAGTCGGAAGGAGGCCGAGTGGAGGGTGCGTTCTCGTTCAAGTCAGGCGTCTCCACTGCATCGAGCACCCTCAAATGGGAGCCCGACTCCAATGCATTCCACGTAGAGGGGTTCACTTCCTCCTTTGCTTTGCACGAGTTACTCGCGCTTTCCCGTCCCTACCTTCCCGTCGAATGGAGCTCAATCGAGCTCAAGGGCACGCTGGTGGCAAACCTCGGAGGAGCGCTCCAAGGCAATTCTGTTTTACTGTCCGGCGTCACCACCTTGAAAGCGACCGACGTGATGATGCCCGAATTCGCGATTAAAATGAGCGGTCTCGAAGGAACCGTTCGGTGGTTCAATTTGACGGAACTTCAATCAGACAAGAACCAGGTTTTCTCAGCGACGTCGATTGATGTAGGCAAAATCGCACTTGGCAGGACCCGCGGCGTCTTTACCTTGGCTGGGAAGAACCAGCTCGAACTCGAACAACTGACCACGGAAGCCTTCGGTGGAACCGTGAGCGTTGCGGGACAAGGGATCACCCTAGAGCCATTGGCTGGCGTATTCCAGATCCGCTTGGTCAACATCGACCTCGCCCAGCTCAACACGGTGATTCCGACCCTCGATGCGGAGCTTACTGGTAGGCTGGATGGCGAGGTGCAAGTGGCGAAGCGCGGGAATCGCTGGGCGATCGCCGGTGGAAGGATGCACTTAAGGCGGGACACGCCCGCAACCTTGCGCATCAAACGCCCCGGGATGATCACAAGCGGCATGGCCCCTTCAGGCCCAACGTACGACATTTTGAGGAAGGTGGAGGACGGATTCTTGAATCTCAGGTTGGAGTCGCTTGAAGCCACTCTCCACGAGGCGCAACGGGAAGATGAACGTTCGGCCACCATTACGATCACCGGACGTCCAATATCGGAGGAGGTGCGAGCGCCTGTCTCCCTTGACATCAACGTAAATGGACCGCTGGCCCCTCTTATCTCACTGGGTCTGCGTGAAGACCTTTCAGTCTCTGCGAAACCTTGA
- a CDS encoding DUF5916 domain-containing protein, which produces MRIPLAVQFAGAMLALGTPSHADDAPTTPRVYEALRWNAKPPVIDGNLDDEGWKLGHWAGDFKQREPREGAAPTYPTWVKVLYSDTHLYVAIKCHDPEVATRRKLLASPEEFAGDMVGISLDTYFTKTNAFEFNVTSGGSKLDLVMTNSGNPDLSWKAVWDCRVGYGSDFWVAEYAIPLGQLRYIPGPTQVWGMHVWRWIDAVREESNWSLIPIDNTGFVRAYGELRGIGELPARRRLEIVPYGVASYRTRLPEPGNPLITQEETEIDFGLDAKYGLTPNLTLDATVNPDFGQVEADPSEINLSTVEIFRREQRPFFLEGKNLFDFRIEEDWAFYSRRIGAAPPLDTDDSLYSLRPDTSKILGSMKVTGRTEQGLSLGVLGATTERTYASVSDGIAEARQLINPRTHYFVARGVQDLQGGDLYLGGILTGTWRDGTFGELRGLPSAATALGAEVTKYWSNHSYFIDARVLRTRLQGSAGAISEKMKEWVHNYQRVDAAHLSVDPLRTELTGDAGSIRMGKESSGAWRYSGGVTWRSPGVDMNDIGYLGQADSINPNAKLDYFTSTTGRFLKRRLHSLRYRETYDYDGLLQGRYLNFVNEFATIENDYVWSQLGLRFSRTDTRVLRGGPALRSGEVLQANVFYNGDGSKAVQTTFGVSASQSLRTRGRYIEFEPGLVYRPTDRLRAEIGVSLATNRQPYQYVSDPYFGTELGWVMGRLDQRTIAGTIRLNYTFSPTLSLSFYGGPFASRGRYSAFTRVTHPYSPDPETRFTPISPNLTNGVYRGVDGGEPFEFDDPDFTWRELKSNLVLRWEYRPGSTIYCVWSQHRSDDAEFGDLQPWEEYRQLFSVKPENILLIKASYWFSI; this is translated from the coding sequence ATGCGAATCCCCCTCGCAGTTCAGTTCGCGGGCGCGATGCTCGCACTCGGTACGCCGTCCCATGCGGACGACGCGCCAACCACACCGCGCGTCTATGAAGCGTTACGGTGGAATGCCAAGCCACCTGTTATCGATGGCAATTTGGATGACGAAGGATGGAAACTTGGTCATTGGGCGGGCGACTTCAAGCAACGCGAGCCTCGCGAGGGTGCGGCGCCCACCTACCCCACTTGGGTTAAAGTTCTCTACAGCGACACGCATCTTTATGTTGCCATCAAATGCCACGACCCGGAAGTGGCGACACGACGCAAACTACTCGCCTCCCCGGAGGAGTTTGCGGGCGACATGGTGGGCATCTCGCTCGACACCTATTTCACAAAGACGAATGCGTTTGAGTTCAACGTCACCTCCGGGGGGTCCAAGCTGGACCTGGTGATGACTAACTCAGGAAATCCTGACCTGAGCTGGAAAGCGGTGTGGGATTGTCGGGTGGGTTATGGGTCTGATTTCTGGGTCGCTGAGTATGCGATTCCGCTCGGACAATTGCGGTACATACCCGGTCCCACCCAGGTCTGGGGAATGCATGTGTGGAGATGGATCGACGCCGTGCGCGAGGAGAGTAATTGGAGTCTGATCCCAATCGACAACACAGGATTCGTTCGTGCTTACGGCGAATTGAGAGGAATTGGAGAGCTCCCGGCCCGGAGGCGTCTTGAGATCGTGCCCTACGGCGTAGCTTCTTACCGGACTCGACTTCCGGAGCCGGGCAATCCGCTGATCACGCAGGAGGAAACCGAAATCGATTTTGGCTTGGATGCAAAATACGGTCTGACACCCAATCTGACACTCGATGCGACGGTGAATCCTGATTTTGGCCAGGTGGAGGCAGACCCGTCGGAGATCAATCTCTCAACGGTGGAGATCTTCAGGAGAGAACAACGACCGTTCTTCCTCGAGGGAAAAAATCTCTTTGATTTCCGCATTGAGGAGGACTGGGCGTTCTATTCGCGTCGCATCGGAGCCGCTCCCCCACTCGACACCGACGACTCGCTGTATTCCCTGCGACCCGACACCAGCAAGATCCTGGGATCCATGAAGGTGACTGGTCGCACCGAACAGGGATTGAGCTTGGGAGTGCTCGGAGCAACCACCGAGCGGACCTATGCTTCAGTAAGCGATGGGATCGCCGAGGCTCGGCAACTCATCAACCCTCGCACTCACTACTTCGTCGCCCGCGGGGTTCAAGACCTGCAAGGTGGCGATCTTTATCTCGGAGGAATCCTGACTGGCACCTGGCGTGACGGGACGTTCGGCGAACTTCGCGGGTTGCCGAGTGCAGCGACAGCCCTCGGAGCGGAAGTGACCAAGTACTGGTCTAACCACAGTTACTTCATCGATGCTCGGGTGCTGCGCACGAGGCTTCAGGGAAGTGCGGGAGCCATCTCCGAGAAGATGAAGGAGTGGGTGCATAACTATCAACGGGTCGATGCCGCCCACCTCTCCGTTGACCCCCTGCGGACAGAACTGACTGGTGACGCAGGATCGATTCGAATGGGAAAAGAGAGCTCGGGTGCATGGAGGTACTCCGGAGGCGTGACCTGGCGATCACCAGGCGTGGACATGAATGACATCGGATACCTAGGCCAGGCGGATTCGATCAATCCCAACGCCAAGCTTGATTACTTCACATCGACGACGGGCCGGTTTCTCAAGCGTCGGTTACATTCCCTTCGGTACCGTGAGACTTACGACTACGATGGTTTGCTTCAGGGTCGCTATTTGAACTTCGTGAATGAGTTTGCGACGATCGAGAACGACTATGTCTGGTCGCAACTTGGACTGCGATTCAGCCGAACCGATACACGGGTATTGCGCGGCGGACCGGCATTGCGGTCGGGTGAAGTCCTCCAGGCGAATGTCTTCTACAACGGAGATGGCAGCAAAGCGGTTCAGACCACGTTTGGAGTGAGTGCCAGCCAATCGCTCCGTACACGTGGCAGGTATATCGAATTTGAACCGGGCTTGGTTTACCGGCCAACTGACCGGCTACGTGCGGAGATAGGTGTCAGCTTGGCGACCAACCGCCAGCCTTACCAATATGTAAGCGACCCTTACTTTGGCACCGAACTTGGATGGGTGATGGGGCGCCTTGATCAGCGGACAATTGCGGGCACCATTCGGCTCAACTACACCTTCAGCCCGACTTTAAGTCTTTCTTTCTATGGCGGGCCCTTTGCGTCGCGAGGTCGGTATTCTGCTTTCACGCGTGTGACCCACCCTTACAGCCCGGATCCAGAGACGCGCTTCACCCCGATCTCGCCGAACCTGACCAACGGAGTCTATCGAGGTGTCGACGGTGGCGAGCCGTTTGAGTTCGATGACCCGGACTTCACCTGGCGCGAGCTGAAGTCCAATCTCGTCTTGCGTTGGGAATACAGGCCGGGATCGACCATCTATTGTGTTTGGTCCCAACATCGCTCCGATGACGCTGAGTTTGGGGACCTGCAGCCATGGGAAGAATATCGACAGCTTTTTTCGGTGAAACCTGAGAATATCCTCCTGATAAAGGCCAGTTACTGGTTTTCCATCTGA
- a CDS encoding PRC and DUF2382 domain-containing protein encodes MNEKTSQQYTPDRDTKINDPGSHPVGTGAGAVAGGALGAAVGSGAGPVGTAVGAVAGGVVGAFTGHATAEAVDSTSELGDMSRFIDYDIITRTGDKVGSVDAVWEDHTGQPYYLAVKTGWLGLGKAHIVPAHQAEVSDSRRTIRLPFTEEQIKNAPTLDSQEDVTEDSDRTIQEYFGIDHLQTASVAEAYADEDSRDSSQEDSGTGLGKSSSEEAHITLNEEELKVGKREVEAGGIRLRKVIRTEVVNRPVELRREEIVIERTPATSATAVNDQAEISDDEIYIPLRREEVVIEKSVRPREEVRIGKREYRESENVNETIRSEELEVEDIEGRTNDGGTRPRDYVDTR; translated from the coding sequence ATGAATGAGAAAACATCCCAACAATACACTCCCGATCGAGATACCAAAATAAATGATCCAGGCTCCCACCCGGTTGGAACTGGCGCAGGTGCAGTTGCCGGCGGTGCCCTTGGGGCGGCTGTGGGATCTGGTGCCGGCCCCGTCGGAACAGCAGTCGGTGCAGTCGCAGGGGGCGTTGTGGGAGCATTCACCGGCCATGCCACCGCTGAAGCCGTGGATTCTACCTCGGAGCTGGGCGACATGAGCCGATTCATTGACTACGATATCATTACTCGCACCGGTGATAAAGTCGGTTCGGTGGACGCTGTATGGGAAGATCACACAGGACAGCCGTACTATCTGGCCGTCAAAACGGGGTGGCTCGGGCTCGGCAAGGCGCACATCGTGCCTGCGCACCAGGCGGAAGTGAGCGATTCCCGGCGTACGATTCGTCTGCCCTTTACCGAAGAGCAGATCAAAAATGCACCGACCCTCGACAGCCAAGAGGATGTAACGGAGGATTCCGACCGGACTATTCAGGAATACTTCGGGATCGATCACCTCCAAACAGCCTCCGTGGCGGAAGCCTATGCTGACGAGGACTCACGCGACTCATCGCAGGAAGACAGTGGGACCGGTCTGGGCAAGAGTTCGAGCGAAGAAGCTCATATTACCTTGAACGAAGAGGAACTTAAGGTCGGGAAGAGAGAAGTTGAAGCCGGAGGAATCCGTCTCCGGAAGGTGATCAGGACGGAGGTAGTCAACAGGCCGGTCGAGCTCCGGAGGGAGGAAATCGTCATCGAGAGGACGCCGGCCACGAGCGCGACCGCTGTGAACGATCAGGCCGAAATCTCTGACGACGAGATCTACATTCCTCTCCGCCGTGAGGAGGTTGTAATTGAAAAGAGTGTGCGGCCCCGAGAGGAGGTGCGCATCGGAAAGCGTGAGTATCGCGAGAGTGAGAATGTCAACGAAACGATTCGCAGCGAAGAACTCGAGGTAGAGGACATCGAAGGGCGCACCAACGATGGAGGCACCCGTCCACGCGATTACGTCGACACCCGTTAG
- a CDS encoding sigma-70 family RNA polymerase sigma factor, whose product MSTVAYLDPQLSDYIDIVDTAVATVSRRLPAHVDRDDLASVGKIALLSALGQIDGPPDEIRSYCFVRVRGAILDELRRLDPLSRRSRDLINKVSRAQSALNSRLGRLPTRAEIAAAAGVTVHEVARAQALVAEAEDAPATPPWDSLPDTAMASPADQVAADDLRQALRGALTRLSDIQSRVLFRYYFDGATLEAISHELGVSKERVRQIRAVAEGKLREDFAVHAVWQARVSLEHVA is encoded by the coding sequence ATGAGCACCGTCGCGTATCTCGATCCACAACTGTCTGATTACATCGACATAGTGGACACAGCGGTCGCAACGGTTTCGCGTCGCCTCCCGGCGCACGTGGATCGGGATGACTTGGCATCGGTAGGCAAGATTGCCCTCCTCTCAGCCCTTGGGCAGATAGACGGGCCGCCGGATGAAATCCGGTCCTATTGCTTCGTGCGGGTGCGGGGAGCGATTCTAGACGAATTGCGAAGGCTGGATCCCCTGAGCAGGCGTAGCCGTGACCTCATCAACAAGGTCTCTCGCGCCCAGTCCGCCTTGAACAGCAGGCTGGGAAGACTGCCCACACGCGCGGAAATCGCCGCCGCGGCCGGCGTTACTGTTCATGAGGTGGCGCGCGCCCAGGCGCTCGTTGCCGAGGCCGAGGATGCACCTGCCACTCCGCCCTGGGATTCCCTCCCTGATACAGCGATGGCGAGTCCCGCCGACCAAGTGGCGGCAGACGATCTCAGGCAAGCGCTTCGCGGCGCCCTGACTCGTCTCTCCGACATCCAGTCGCGTGTGCTCTTCCGCTACTACTTCGACGGGGCCACCCTCGAGGCGATCTCACACGAGCTCGGTGTATCCAAGGAGCGGGTACGTCAGATTCGCGCGGTCGCCGAGGGCAAGCTCCGTGAGGATTTCGCGGTCCATGCTGTCTGGCAGGCACGCGTGTCACTCGAGCACGTGGCTTGA
- a CDS encoding type III PLP-dependent enzyme, protein MITKSQLQSLAREHGTPLFIIDHDELRKNYQQFRKYLPRVQVYFAVKANSLPEIVETLFHEGSSFDVASMPEFNIVYENIRRMPAKQRQEWIWDKIIYANPNKPVDTLEELNQYKPLVTFDNAEELHKIKKHAPQAGVVLRIKVPNTGAMVELSSKFGASPGEAVDLILLADSLGLTCEGLSFHVGSQTTNFENYVQALALCANIYKEAQDRGYTKMNLVDIGGGFPAPYDDSVKPFKELAKVINNEIDRLFPKEVQILAEPGRFLVATAGYSVSKVIGKALRDGKPSYYINDGVYHTYSGVIFDHCKYPVKAFKKGPTKISAVYGPTCDALDVVSMAENLPELNRDDLVYSENIGAYSHASATYFNGFPPAKVVHVNR, encoded by the coding sequence ATGATCACCAAGTCCCAGCTCCAATCTCTCGCGCGCGAACACGGCACTCCACTGTTCATCATCGATCATGATGAACTCCGGAAGAACTACCAGCAGTTCAGGAAGTACCTCCCCCGGGTGCAGGTGTACTTCGCCGTCAAGGCAAACTCCCTCCCCGAGATCGTGGAGACTCTCTTTCACGAGGGCTCGAGCTTCGACGTCGCGTCGATGCCCGAGTTCAACATCGTGTATGAGAACATTCGTCGCATGCCGGCGAAGCAGCGCCAGGAATGGATCTGGGACAAGATCATCTACGCAAATCCCAACAAGCCGGTCGACACGCTCGAGGAACTCAACCAGTACAAGCCGCTTGTCACCTTTGACAATGCGGAGGAGCTCCACAAGATCAAGAAGCATGCTCCGCAGGCCGGCGTGGTTCTGCGTATCAAGGTTCCGAATACAGGAGCCATGGTAGAGCTCTCGTCGAAGTTCGGAGCGTCTCCCGGAGAGGCGGTGGACCTCATTCTTCTCGCCGATTCTCTGGGCCTGACCTGCGAAGGGCTCAGTTTCCACGTCGGAAGCCAGACCACCAACTTCGAGAACTATGTGCAGGCCCTGGCACTCTGTGCCAACATTTACAAGGAGGCGCAGGACAGGGGCTACACCAAGATGAACCTAGTCGACATAGGCGGCGGTTTCCCGGCCCCCTATGACGACAGCGTCAAGCCGTTCAAGGAGTTGGCAAAGGTGATCAACAACGAGATCGACCGTCTCTTCCCGAAGGAAGTGCAGATCCTTGCGGAGCCCGGCCGGTTTCTGGTGGCGACAGCCGGCTATTCGGTTTCGAAGGTTATAGGCAAGGCGCTGAGGGACGGCAAACCGAGCTACTACATCAATGACGGCGTGTACCACACGTACTCGGGTGTGATTTTCGATCACTGCAAGTATCCGGTGAAGGCATTCAAGAAGGGACCGACGAAAATCAGTGCTGTCTACGGTCCCACTTGCGACGCACTGGATGTGGTTTCCATGGCCGAGAACCTGCCGGAGCTGAATCGTGATGATCTCGTTTACAGCGAGAACATCGGCGCCTACAGCCACGCCTCGGCAACCTACTTCAATGGCTTCCCGCCGGCGAAGGTGGTGCATGTAAACCGCTGA